In one Methanothrix sp. genomic region, the following are encoded:
- the mer gene encoding 5,10-methylenetetrahydromethanopterin reductase, with protein sequence MFGIEFVPSDPALKIGYLSKLAEDVGFETVWITDHYNNRDVYSTLAVLSMLTNRIRLGTGVTNPYTRSPVITASSIASINELSGGRAILGIGPGDKATFDAMGIAWEKPLTRVRESVSVIRALLRKERVTQGGMNAQLSFSAGNIPIYMGAQGPKMLELAGEIADGVLINASHPEDFRAAIPLIRNGIQRAGRKPEDVRICAYTSFSIDRDRSKAASEAKKVVAFIAAGSPDAVLERHGISIQERDAISKAISKGDFAGAMNSVTDRMLDVFSVTGTPEDCRARVDELLKTGVNQIVVGSPIGPDKERSIRLIGKNIL encoded by the coding sequence TTGTTCGGAATAGAGTTCGTTCCATCAGATCCCGCGCTGAAGATAGGGTATCTGTCCAAACTCGCAGAGGATGTTGGCTTTGAGACGGTATGGATCACAGACCATTACAACAACAGAGACGTTTACTCAACGCTTGCAGTTCTATCAATGCTCACGAACAGGATCAGGCTGGGGACCGGTGTGACAAACCCGTACACGAGGAGCCCGGTAATAACCGCCTCCAGCATAGCCTCGATCAACGAGCTCTCGGGCGGGAGGGCGATTCTCGGGATCGGTCCCGGGGATAAGGCGACTTTCGATGCCATGGGAATAGCCTGGGAGAAGCCGCTCACCAGGGTGCGGGAGAGCGTATCAGTGATCAGGGCTCTTCTCAGGAAGGAAAGGGTCACACAGGGCGGCATGAACGCTCAGCTCTCCTTCTCCGCGGGAAACATACCGATATACATGGGAGCGCAAGGGCCGAAGATGCTCGAGCTTGCCGGAGAGATCGCGGACGGTGTTCTCATAAACGCCTCTCATCCGGAGGACTTCAGGGCAGCCATACCACTGATAAGAAACGGAATACAGCGGGCAGGCAGGAAGCCTGAAGATGTGAGGATCTGCGCGTACACCAGCTTCAGCATCGACAGGGACAGGTCAAAGGCTGCATCCGAGGCGAAGAAGGTCGTCGCATTCATAGCAGCAGGCTCGCCGGATGCTGTTCTGGAGAGGCACGGCATCAGCATCCAGGAGAGGGATGCGATATCAAAGGCCATATCGAAGGGCGATTTCGCAGGTGCAATGAACAGCGTGACGGACAGGATGCTGGATGTGTTCTCCGTGACAGGGACACCTGAAGACTGCCGGGCCAGGGTGGATGAGCTGCTCAAAACAGGAGTCAACCAGATAGTTGTTGGATCGCCAATCGGTCCGGACAAGGAGCGCTCGATAAGGCTGATCGGCAAGAACATTCTATGA
- a CDS encoding nicotinamide-nucleotide adenylyltransferase, translating into MRRGFYIGRFQPYHMGHHLVLEQISREVDEIIVGIGTAQISHTVTDPFTAGERIAMIYGALRELRRWFYIIPLPDINRNAVWVSHVKSMTPPFEVVYSNNPLVVELFTEAGIEVRRPPMYRREIYSGTVIRRLMIEGGDWKHLVPDAVAKVIDEIKGVERLRNISKKDFA; encoded by the coding sequence ATGAGGCGTGGCTTCTACATAGGCAGATTCCAGCCGTACCACATGGGACATCACCTCGTGCTGGAGCAGATCTCCCGGGAGGTCGACGAGATCATAGTCGGCATCGGCACAGCCCAGATCAGCCATACAGTGACAGACCCGTTCACAGCCGGTGAGAGGATCGCCATGATCTATGGCGCCCTCCGGGAACTGAGGAGATGGTTCTACATCATACCCCTGCCGGACATAAACAGAAATGCCGTCTGGGTATCTCATGTGAAGTCCATGACCCCGCCGTTCGAGGTGGTGTACTCGAACAATCCACTGGTTGTGGAGCTCTTCACGGAGGCCGGGATCGAGGTGAGAAGGCCGCCGATGTACAGGAGGGAGATATACTCCGGCACTGTGATAAGGAGGCTCATGATTGAAGGAGGGGACTGGAAGCATCTCGTTCCTGATGCTGTGGCAAAGGTGATTGATGAGATAAAGGGCGTGGAGAGACTGAGGAACATAAGCAAGAAGGACTTTGCGTAG
- a CDS encoding aconitase X catalytic domain-containing protein has protein sequence MHLTRDEERLLQGERGDTLRRAMEILVALGDIYGAERLVEIKSAQIAGVSYKTIGDAGLEWISDLDGRVAVPSILNPAGMDLLRWREMSIDEDFARKQLEIIDAYRKLGIMIECTCTPYLLYESIASRGDHIAWSESSAVSYANSVIGAMTNREGGPSALAAALVGKTPLYGYHLEENRVPTHVISVETDVREYGALGFLVGRIVGDGVPLFVMRSRPDRDDLKALGAAMAASGSVALYYVKDVTQEPPQYEPSACEHIVVDEEEIMSVYDSHADVDIVALGCPHCSLHELERIADLLEGRRVSKELWICTSRRIAESAPETVRRIESTGARVICDTCMVVSPASERFSHMMVNSGKALAYIPGMCGIKASFGSLEECIDAATGGS, from the coding sequence ATGCATCTCACCAGGGATGAAGAGCGGCTGCTCCAGGGCGAGCGTGGGGATACGCTCAGGCGCGCGATGGAGATCCTCGTTGCGCTTGGAGATATCTATGGAGCTGAGCGGCTCGTTGAGATAAAGAGCGCGCAGATAGCAGGCGTCTCATACAAGACCATAGGAGACGCGGGGCTTGAGTGGATCTCAGATCTAGATGGAAGGGTCGCTGTGCCAAGCATACTCAATCCGGCTGGGATGGATCTCCTGAGATGGAGGGAGATGTCGATCGACGAGGATTTCGCCAGGAAGCAGCTCGAGATCATCGATGCTTACAGGAAGCTCGGCATCATGATTGAATGCACATGCACTCCATACCTCCTGTACGAGAGCATAGCCTCCAGAGGGGATCACATTGCATGGTCAGAGTCATCAGCTGTATCGTACGCGAACTCGGTCATCGGCGCGATGACCAACCGCGAGGGCGGGCCCTCTGCGCTGGCAGCGGCGCTTGTCGGGAAGACACCCCTCTACGGCTACCATCTCGAGGAGAACCGCGTCCCAACGCATGTGATAAGTGTTGAGACGGATGTGAGAGAGTACGGAGCGCTGGGGTTTCTTGTCGGAAGGATCGTCGGGGATGGGGTGCCGCTGTTCGTTATGCGCTCCAGGCCTGACAGAGACGATCTGAAGGCGCTGGGCGCTGCCATGGCCGCGAGTGGATCGGTCGCGCTCTATTACGTGAAGGATGTAACGCAGGAGCCTCCGCAGTACGAACCATCTGCATGCGAGCATATCGTTGTGGATGAAGAGGAAATCATGTCTGTATACGATTCGCATGCAGATGTGGACATCGTCGCTCTGGGATGCCCGCACTGCTCCCTGCATGAGCTGGAGAGGATCGCCGATCTCCTTGAGGGGAGAAGGGTGAGCAAAGAGCTCTGGATCTGCACATCCAGGAGGATCGCGGAATCAGCTCCTGAGACTGTCAGGAGAATCGAGTCCACAGGAGCCAGGGTGATATGCGACACATGCATGGTTGTATCGCCTGCGAGCGAGCGCTTCAGTCACATGATGGTGAACTCGGGGAAGGCGCTGGCGTACATACCTGGAATGTGCGGCATAAAGGCGTCCTTCGGATCGCTGGAGGAGTGCATAGATGCAGCAACCGGGGGCTCATGA
- a CDS encoding DUF126 domain-containing protein, with translation MEIKCHRVSGGCAGGPALVTRERISFLGNVNPETGMVVDPSHELYGRSIAGAVLIFPGGKGSTVGSYVIYQLRKRGLAPAAMINLRSEPIVAVGAIISDIPLVDRVPEWILDVKDGTWVVVDAGRELVVLPDGSVHV, from the coding sequence GTGGAGATAAAATGCCATCGCGTCTCAGGCGGCTGCGCCGGCGGGCCGGCTCTCGTCACCAGAGAGCGGATCTCATTCCTGGGAAATGTAAATCCTGAGACAGGCATGGTCGTCGATCCATCCCACGAGCTTTACGGCAGATCAATCGCAGGAGCTGTTCTCATATTTCCGGGAGGCAAGGGCTCCACAGTCGGGTCATATGTCATCTACCAGCTCAGGAAGAGGGGTCTGGCTCCGGCTGCGATGATAAACCTGAGGTCTGAACCGATAGTGGCTGTCGGAGCCATTATAAGCGACATACCTCTTGTCGACAGGGTCCCGGAGTGGATCCTTGATGTGAAAGACGGCACCTGGGTCGTGGTCGATGCAGGAAGAGAGCTGGTGGTGCTTCCCGATGGATCGGTCCATGTGTGA
- a CDS encoding glutamate synthase-related protein encodes MRSLLLPEFTISRSEECDVCRACEHQCPFGAHTYDASNDKMLSDSRRCVGCQRCAVFCPKGAIEIRPAPSFYRPNASWSRERIEDIKRQAETGGVILTGCGSDKPFRIYWDHMLLNASQVTNPSIDPLREPMELRTFLGSKPERILLSSDTDTGTDPFLMLETPVLFSAMSYGAISYNAFQALAIAASRSGTFFNTGEGGMPSEMRSKFKKHAIVQVASGRFGIDAEYLNCAAAVEIKIGQGAKPGIGGHLPGEKVSQHVAATRMIPEGTDAISPAPHHDIYSIEDLEMLISAIKEVTNYEKPVIVKVAAVHNISAIASGIVRAGADILAIDGVRGGTGAAPKVIRDNVGIPIELAISSVDRRLRDEGIRERCSIIAGGGIRCSADVVKAIALGADAVYIGTAALIAMGCTLCQRCYTGRCSWGICTQDPGLVRRLNVEEAAQRLVNLLSAWSHEIKEMLGGMGINAIESLRGNRDQLRGIGLYEWELDVLGIKGAGE; translated from the coding sequence ATGAGATCGCTGTTACTGCCTGAGTTCACCATCTCCAGAAGCGAAGAGTGTGATGTATGCAGGGCATGCGAGCACCAGTGCCCGTTCGGGGCGCACACATACGACGCATCAAATGATAAAATGCTATCAGACAGCCGCAGATGCGTTGGCTGCCAGAGGTGTGCTGTATTCTGCCCGAAGGGCGCGATAGAGATACGCCCAGCTCCCTCATTCTACAGACCGAATGCCTCATGGTCGCGCGAGAGGATCGAGGATATCAAGAGGCAGGCAGAGACCGGCGGGGTCATTCTGACAGGCTGCGGTAGCGATAAGCCGTTCAGGATCTACTGGGACCACATGCTTCTCAACGCCTCCCAGGTCACAAACCCCTCCATAGATCCTCTGAGGGAGCCGATGGAGCTCCGGACATTTCTGGGATCGAAGCCGGAGAGGATCTTGTTGAGTAGCGATACCGATACGGGCACAGATCCTTTCCTGATGCTGGAGACTCCGGTACTCTTCTCTGCGATGTCCTACGGTGCCATAAGCTACAATGCGTTTCAGGCGCTTGCGATCGCTGCATCCAGATCGGGCACCTTCTTCAACACTGGCGAGGGGGGAATGCCATCTGAAATGAGATCTAAGTTTAAAAAACACGCGATTGTACAGGTGGCATCGGGGCGGTTTGGAATAGATGCGGAGTACCTGAACTGTGCTGCTGCTGTTGAGATAAAGATAGGTCAGGGTGCGAAGCCTGGCATAGGCGGGCATCTCCCTGGCGAGAAGGTATCCCAGCATGTTGCTGCCACAAGGATGATCCCTGAGGGGACGGACGCGATATCGCCCGCGCCCCATCACGACATATACTCAATAGAGGATCTGGAGATGCTGATATCAGCAATAAAGGAGGTAACGAATTACGAGAAGCCGGTCATAGTAAAGGTGGCCGCGGTTCACAACATCAGCGCCATAGCATCCGGCATCGTGCGAGCAGGCGCGGATATTCTGGCGATCGATGGCGTGCGCGGCGGCACAGGAGCTGCGCCCAAGGTGATAAGGGACAACGTCGGGATACCCATAGAGCTCGCCATATCATCTGTGGATCGCCGGCTCAGGGATGAGGGAATTAGGGAGCGGTGCTCGATAATAGCCGGTGGTGGTATAAGATGCAGCGCTGATGTGGTGAAGGCGATCGCGCTTGGCGCTGATGCTGTCTACATCGGCACAGCTGCGCTCATCGCGATGGGATGCACGCTCTGCCAGAGATGCTACACAGGAAGATGCAGCTGGGGCATATGCACCCAGGATCCAGGACTGGTGAGGAGACTGAATGTCGAAGAGGCTGCGCAGAGGCTCGTAAACCTTCTCTCAGCATGGTCTCATGAGATCAAGGAGATGCTCGGCGGGATGGGGATCAACGCCATAGAGAGCCTTAGAGGAAACAGGGATCAGCTGAGGGGAATAGGACTGTACGAGTGGGAGCTTGATGTGCTTGGGATAAAAGGTGCAGGAGAGTGA
- a CDS encoding glutamine amidotransferase family protein, protein MDFESREVVMSVRRQKLYSKEISACSIFGAMSRAGERFTGERVIQAMAGMHHRGNGLGGGFAAYGIYPEFRDYYAFHLMFTGDSRAQREAKRRAEEFLFRSFDVVHDEEIPHSDVCVRDPPLLWRYFLSPSKHGEDVHLSDDEYVVRKVIHVNSAIDNAYIFSSGKNMGCFKGVGYPEEIGRYFMLERLYRGYLWTAHGRFPTNSQAWWGGAHPFGLLDTTVVHNGEISSYGTNRWYLEMRGYKCTLHTDTEVLAYAADLLMRRHDLPLELVAKILAPPVWDSIDRMDAAERRLLTALRRVYAPLLMNGPFAVIVAQSGRMIGLTDRIRLRPLTVATRGDMFYISSEEASVRRISPTLDSVWSPRGGEPVVCELEGMFERGLEHEIAVTA, encoded by the coding sequence ATGGATTTTGAGTCGCGAGAGGTTGTCATGTCTGTCAGGAGACAGAAGCTTTACAGCAAGGAGATCTCTGCCTGCTCCATCTTCGGGGCGATGAGCAGAGCTGGGGAGAGGTTCACCGGCGAGCGCGTTATCCAGGCGATGGCCGGCATGCATCACCGCGGCAACGGGCTTGGAGGGGGATTCGCAGCCTATGGCATATACCCGGAGTTCAGGGACTACTATGCATTCCATCTCATGTTCACAGGAGACTCCAGAGCTCAGAGGGAGGCGAAGAGAAGAGCTGAGGAGTTCCTCTTCCGGAGCTTTGATGTGGTGCATGATGAGGAGATTCCACACAGTGATGTCTGTGTAAGAGACCCGCCCCTTCTCTGGCGGTACTTTCTCTCGCCATCGAAGCACGGTGAGGATGTTCATCTCTCAGACGATGAGTATGTGGTGAGAAAGGTGATTCATGTCAATTCAGCAATCGATAACGCATACATCTTCTCATCGGGAAAGAACATGGGCTGCTTCAAGGGCGTTGGATATCCGGAGGAGATAGGGCGGTACTTCATGCTGGAGAGGCTCTACAGAGGGTATCTGTGGACTGCGCACGGGAGATTCCCGACTAACAGCCAGGCCTGGTGGGGAGGTGCGCATCCATTCGGGCTGCTCGATACAACTGTGGTCCACAACGGCGAGATCTCGTCGTACGGGACAAACCGGTGGTACCTGGAGATGCGCGGCTACAAGTGCACGCTCCACACCGACACAGAGGTCCTGGCATACGCCGCCGATCTTCTCATGAGACGACATGATCTCCCACTGGAGCTCGTGGCGAAGATCCTAGCTCCGCCGGTATGGGATTCCATAGACAGGATGGATGCAGCGGAGAGGAGATTGCTCACCGCTCTCAGAAGGGTCTATGCCCCGCTTCTCATGAACGGCCCGTTTGCGGTGATCGTGGCCCAGAGCGGAAGGATGATCGGCCTCACAGACAGGATAAGGCTCCGCCCGCTCACTGTGGCCACGAGGGGTGATATGTTCTACATCTCCTCAGAGGAGGCGTCTGTGAGGCGAATATCGCCAACCCTCGACTCTGTCTGGTCACCCAGAGGCGGGGAGCCGGTCGTCTGCGAGCTCGAGGGGATGTTTGAGAGGGGGCTGGAGCATGAGATCGCTGTTACTGCCTGA